The DNA region CAACGAGTAGAGGTGGAGAGACAGATGGAATTTCGCTTTACAGAAGAACAGAGCATGCTAAGAACAATGGTTAAGGAATTTGCCCAAAAAGAAATTGAACCTATGACACAGGAAATGGATGAGACAGATCAATTTCCGCGTCAAACGGTGGATAAAATGGCGGAGCTGGGCTTACTAGGCATCCCTATCCCAGAAAACTATGGCGGAGCAGGTGCAGGATTTGTTGCTTATATTAGTGCCATTCACGAGCTAGCGAAGGTGAGTGCCACAATTGGAGTTATTTTATCTGTTCATACATCGGTAGGAACAAATCCAATTCTTTACTTTGGCTCGGAGGAGCAGAAGCAAAAGTATGTGCCAAAGCTAGCTAGCGGAGAATATCTTGGAGCGTTTGCCCTCACTGAGTCCCAAGCAGGCTCCGATGCATCTAATCTGAAAACGTCAGCATCCAAGCAGAATAATGAGTATGTTCTCAACGGCTCAAAAATTTTTATCACAAACGCAGGTGAGGCAGATGTCTATATTACGTTTGCTGTGACAGACCCTAGCAAGGGTTCAAAGGGAATATCGGCATTTATAGTGGAAAAAAATACACCGGGAATGCACATCGGTAAAAAGGAAAAAAAGATGGGTCTTCACGGCTCCAATACAGCAGAGATTATATTTGATCAAGCTCGAGTTCCTGCTGAAAATCTTTTGGGTGAGGAAGGCATGGGTTTAAGCATTGCTCTAGCGAATTTGGATGCAGGGCGGATTGGAATTGCCGCCCAGGCGTTGGGGTTAGCTGAGCATGCGCTCGACATCGCACTCGCTTACGCTAAGGAGCGCAAGCAGTTCGGACGTCCAATTGGTACGCTACAAGGCCTATCCTTTAAGCTAGCCGATATGGCGACAGAGATTGAAGCGGCTAAGCTTTTAACGTATCGTGCTGCTTTTTTACATGAGCAAGGGCTTCCCTGTGGAAAAGAAGCTTCCATGGCTAAGCTCCTTAGCTCGGATGTGGCGATGAAGGTGACCACTGAAGCGATCCAAGTTCTTGGTGGGTACGGATATACGAAGGAATACGTTGTAGAAAGACTGTTTAGAGACGCAAAGGTGACACAGATTTACGAGGGGACGAATCAGATCCAACGGATTGTGATTGGTAAGCATCTGTTACCTTAATTTGTTAAAATATTTTGCCAAGATATATAGCCACATTATGCTGGTCAAAAAGGGAGAGAACCTTATGAACTTTCAATTATCCGATGAGCATCAAATGATTAGAAAGATGGTTAGAGATTTTGCCGAAAAAGAGGTTGCCCCAACGGCAGCTATAAGAGATGAAGAGGAACGCTTTGATCGCCGACTTTTTGATCTGATGGGTGAGCTCGGGCTGACAGGTATTCCTTGGGAGGAGCAGTACGGAGGCATAGATTCCGATTATCTAAGCTACTGTATAGCCGTAGAAGAGCTTTCTCGTGTATGTGCTTCGACAGGTGTCACACTTTCTGCTCATGTGTCACTAGCTAGCTGGCCCATCTATAAATTTGGGACCGAAGAGCAAAAGGAAAGGTTCCTGCGTCCCCTAGCAGAGGGTACAAAGCTAGGAGCATACGGATTAACAGAGTCTGGTTCAGGCTCTGATGCAGCGGCCATGAAAACAACGGCTGTTCGTCAGGGAGAGCATTATCTGTTAAGTGGAAATAAAATTTTCATCACAAACGCAGGGGATGCGGAGATTTATGTTGTATTTGCTGTAACGAATCCTGAGCTAAAGCACAAAGGGATTACGGCCTTTATCCTAGAGAAGGGGATGGAGGGCTTTAGCTTTGGTAAGAAGGAAAAGAAGCTAGGTATTCGCTCCTCCCCAACCCTTGAGATTATTTTTGATCAAGTCAAGGTGCCTGTGGAAAACCGTCTTGGAGAAGAAGGAGAAGGCTTCAAGATAGCCATGATGACACTAGATGGAGGGCGTAATGGGATATCTGCTCAAGCAGTAGGTATCGCCCAGGGAGCCTTAGATCACGCCTTAGCGTATGCCAAGGAAAGGAAGCAGTTTGGTAAACCTATTGCTCAGCAGCAGGGACTGCAATTTATGCTTGCCGATATGGCTACAAAGGTAGAAGCGGCCCGCCTACTAACCTATCAAGCGGCTTGGCTTGAAGGAGAAGGCTTGCCCTATGGAAAAGCATCGGCTATGAGTAAGCTATTCGCAGGAGATATCGCTATGGAAGTAACCACAGACGCAGTACAAATTTTTGGTGGATACGGCTATACACGAGAATACCCAGTTGAACGATTTATGCGTGACGCTAAAATTACACAAATCTACGAGGGAACAAATGAGATTCAGCGCCTAGTGATTTCAAAGTACCTATTAACGTAATCAACATGATAGAATAGTAAGATGAGCTATAGCCTAACAGGGCTAAGAGAAGAGACGCTGAGGTGATAGGATGCATGAGTTAACTAAAGGAATACTAGCAAAAAATGTTCGAGCGTTAGCTCGTGCCATATCCTATATCGAAGATCAGCACCCAGATCGCTTAACATTGCTTAAAGAGCTATATCCCCATACGAAAAAAGCTTACAAACTCGGTCTAACAGGTCCGCCTGGCGCGGGCAAAAGCTCTATAGTCAACGAACTGCTCACTTATCTAAGGAAGCAGGATATGACGGTAGGTGTATTAGCTGTTGATCCAACAAGTCCTTTTACTGGTGGAGCATTGCTCGGAGACAGAGTAAGAATGGCTAATCATTTTACTGATCCAGGTGTCTTTATTCGTAGCATGGGTACAAGAGGTAGCCTAGGAGGGCTAGCACGAGCTACGAAGGAAGCGATTCATGCCCTAGATGCGTTTGGTTTAGACGTTATTATCGTAGAGACCGTTGGAGTAGGTCAAGCGGAGTTAGATATTATGAAGTTTGCCGATTCTACAGCTGTATTATTAACCCCTAATGGTGGGGACAGTGTTCAAGCGTTTAAAGCGGGAATTATGGAAGTTGCCGATTTCTACGTGATTAACAAGGCAGACTTACCAGGAACGGATAAGCTAAAAGCAGAAATTGAACAGATGCTTGATATCGCTAAGCATGATTCAGAGTGGCGGCCACCTGTCATTAAAACAGTCAGTACACAAAGGCAGGGAATTGATCAGCTTTGGTTAACCTGTAATCAGCATCGAGCCTTTTTGCGAGATACGAATGAAGGAATTGGACGTAACAGGCGAAGAGCAGAGGCTGAAGTGAGGGAGTTGCTTCACCATCATTTCTCCATAATCATAGAGGATAAATTGAAGGATGCAAGCCTACTAGCTCATTTTGATCAGCTTAAACAAGGGGAGCAAAGTCCATATGATCTAGCGGAGAAGCTTATAGCCAAGTGGGGGATGCAGGATTAGCTCAATAGAGTCTATAAAATAGATAATATCTATGGCTTTAGGAAGTAAATCACTTATTAATGAAGCCAAATAGATTAAAATAAAAAGCAACCAAAGAACAAACCTAAATATATAGACAAAGAAGCAAGATAGATAATCAAAGCGATAGTATAGGGAGGAGAAGAGAATGAGAGAGAAAAAACAAATTCCATCACTAGTCAAAGACCAAAAGCTGGTCCAAAAAAGAAGGGAGCAGATCATCGAGTCTGCCGTAGCCCTTTTTATAGAAAAAGGATTCTTTAAAACGACGACAAGAGAGATTGCCGCTAAAGCAGGCTTTAGTATTGGTACTCTCTATGAATATATTGAAGCCAAGGAGGATGTGCTTTATTTAGTATGTGACGCTATTCATCATGAGCTGGAGGAGCGCCTTTTACAATCTGTAAAGGATACACGTAAAGGCATAGATTCTCTTCAGGAAGCGATGGTATATTTTTT from Bacillus horti includes:
- the meaB gene encoding methylmalonyl Co-A mutase-associated GTPase MeaB, producing MHELTKGILAKNVRALARAISYIEDQHPDRLTLLKELYPHTKKAYKLGLTGPPGAGKSSIVNELLTYLRKQDMTVGVLAVDPTSPFTGGALLGDRVRMANHFTDPGVFIRSMGTRGSLGGLARATKEAIHALDAFGLDVIIVETVGVGQAELDIMKFADSTAVLLTPNGGDSVQAFKAGIMEVADFYVINKADLPGTDKLKAEIEQMLDIAKHDSEWRPPVIKTVSTQRQGIDQLWLTCNQHRAFLRDTNEGIGRNRRRAEAEVRELLHHHFSIIIEDKLKDASLLAHFDQLKQGEQSPYDLAEKLIAKWGMQD
- a CDS encoding acyl-CoA dehydrogenase is translated as MEFRFTEEQSMLRTMVKEFAQKEIEPMTQEMDETDQFPRQTVDKMAELGLLGIPIPENYGGAGAGFVAYISAIHELAKVSATIGVILSVHTSVGTNPILYFGSEEQKQKYVPKLASGEYLGAFALTESQAGSDASNLKTSASKQNNEYVLNGSKIFITNAGEADVYITFAVTDPSKGSKGISAFIVEKNTPGMHIGKKEKKMGLHGSNTAEIIFDQARVPAENLLGEEGMGLSIALANLDAGRIGIAAQALGLAEHALDIALAYAKERKQFGRPIGTLQGLSFKLADMATEIEAAKLLTYRAAFLHEQGLPCGKEASMAKLLSSDVAMKVTTEAIQVLGGYGYTKEYVVERLFRDAKVTQIYEGTNQIQRIVIGKHLLP
- a CDS encoding acyl-CoA dehydrogenase, which codes for MNFQLSDEHQMIRKMVRDFAEKEVAPTAAIRDEEERFDRRLFDLMGELGLTGIPWEEQYGGIDSDYLSYCIAVEELSRVCASTGVTLSAHVSLASWPIYKFGTEEQKERFLRPLAEGTKLGAYGLTESGSGSDAAAMKTTAVRQGEHYLLSGNKIFITNAGDAEIYVVFAVTNPELKHKGITAFILEKGMEGFSFGKKEKKLGIRSSPTLEIIFDQVKVPVENRLGEEGEGFKIAMMTLDGGRNGISAQAVGIAQGALDHALAYAKERKQFGKPIAQQQGLQFMLADMATKVEAARLLTYQAAWLEGEGLPYGKASAMSKLFAGDIAMEVTTDAVQIFGGYGYTREYPVERFMRDAKITQIYEGTNEIQRLVISKYLLT